Part of the Pelmatolapia mariae isolate MD_Pm_ZW linkage group LG3_W, Pm_UMD_F_2, whole genome shotgun sequence genome is shown below.
gaatttttttaaaagggtgTTTTACAACTAAGAAAATATGACAGATATGGCTAAATATTACTTAACACACAAGAACAAGAACAGCCTGTAAAACCTCTGGCTTCTGTTTTTTCAATGAAACTCTGTGAAtgaaatctaaaagaaaaagtttagCATGAGAGAAGCATAATGTGTAATGGCTCTGACAGCATGCTGCTATTCAGTTTCTGTGCCACACAGGTATTGATGTTTGTCTGGGAGCTACACCATCACTGCAGGGGATGAAGTAAGAGCTTGTCTCCAAGCAAACAGGAGTGAgcttcagacacacaaaacagaacTCAATCTGACAGCGAGGACAGATGACATTCTTGCAGCCTGTTTTGTCATGCTCCACCCTCTGACCACAGGTGGGACAGGCCCGGATGGAAGGACAGGGTTCAAGCCCCAGAACCTCCGGAAGGGTGGTAGTCTTGCAGTTCTTGAGAAGTTCAAGATCATGATTAATGCAACCATCATTGTCGCAGTGATCAGAACGTGGCGCTCCACCTTTCCATGGCTTCAAACACTGCCAGCAGAACTCATAGACCTCCTTGTTGTCTGCAGTGCAGATTGTGCACTGAACACTGAGATTAGTCAGGTCCTCTCTCTCCACATAAGTTTTGCAACCAGGACACTGTtgtgacacaaaaaaaaataagaatttcaacatttcaaatatgttctctgtttctttgtttacaaTCATATGAGAATGTTGATACTATCCTCATATGAGTGCCATAAAATATTGGAGCCAGGTTTGTTTAGCTTATCATGAAGACTGAAAGCagttgaaaataaataaagtcctAAATGACTTTATTTATTGCTGCCTTTCTACAGTACCAATATAGTTTTGTTTTAGACATGCACAGTGAAGGATTTGCTCAACTTCACAATTAGAAATAACAAATTGTGGCAAATATAACAAAAATCTGGGATCGTGTGCAAAATGCAatacaattcaattttatttatatagcgccaaatcacaacaacagttgactcaaggtgctttatactgtacagtagatcctacagtaatagatacagagaaaaacccaacaatcatatgaccccctatgagcaagcactttggcgacagtgggaaggaaaaactcccttttaacaggaagaaacctccggcagaaccaggctcagggaggggcggccatctgctgcgaccggttggggtgagagaaggaaaacaggataaagacatgctgtggaagagagacagagattaataacagatatgattcgatgcagagaggtctattaacacatactgagtgagaaaggtgactggaaaggaaaaactcaatgcatcatgggaatcccccagcagcctacgtcttttgcagcataactaagggaggattcagggtcacctggtccagccctaactatatgctttagcaaaaaggaaagttttaagcctaatcttaaaagtagagatagtgtctgtctcccgaatccaaactggaagctggttccacagaagaggggcctgaaaactgaaggctctgcctcccattctacttttaaatactctaggaacagcaagtaggcctgcagagcgagagcgaagtgttCTAacagggtgatatggtactacaaggtcattaagataagatggggtctgattatttaagaccttgtatgtgaggagcaggattttgaattcaattctggatttaacaggaagccaaaacaggagaaatatgctctgtctttctagtccctgtcagtactcttgctgcagcattttggattaactgaaggcttttcagggagtttttaggacttcgtgataataatgaattacagtagtccagcctggaagtaataaatgcatgaacttgtttttcagcatcactctgagacaggatatttctaattttagagatgctGCACAAattgaagaaagcagtcttacatatttaatatgtgcattgaaggacatgtcctggtcaaaaatgactccaaggttcctcacagtgttactggaggccaaggtaatgccatccagagtaagaatctggttagataccatatttctaagattttcagggccgagtacagtAACCTCAGCTTTATCTgaataaagaagcagaaagttagcggccatccagctctttatgtctttaagacattcctgtagtttaactaattggtgtgtgttacctggcttcgtggacagatagagttgggtgtcatctccatagcagtgaaaatgtatactaaGTCTTCTGATGacactgcctaagggaagcatgtataatgtccctgtggaacaccataattgaccttagtgggtgaagaggactctccatttacatgtacaaattggagtctataagatagatatgatacaaaccactgcagtacagtacctgtaatacctacagcatgttctaatcgctctaataggatattatggtcaacagtatcgaacgctgcactaaggtctagcaggacaagcacagagatgagtccactgtcagaggccataagaagatcatttgtaaccttcactaaagctgtttctgtgctgtgatgagctctgaaacctgactgaaactcttcaaataagccattcctctgcagatgatctgttagctgtttgacaactactctttcaaggatttttgatatgaaaggaaggttggagattggcctataattagctaagactgctgggtctagagatggctttttgagtaaaggtttaactacagccaccttgaaggcctgtggtacatagccgattattagagataggttgatcatatttaagattgaagcactaattaatggcaggacttctttgagcagttttgtaggaatggggtctaaaagacacgttaaaggtttggaggaagtaattattgaagttaactcagaaagatcaattggagaaaaagagtctaacttaacatcaatggtactaaaagtagctgt
Proteins encoded:
- the LOC134618546 gene encoding uncharacterized protein LOC134618546, which produces MTTQSRNEKSYDSRDTTLKFVTRPDDLDPYPPEEGDLCLRAEMSCGHAVTPQSLTGWCRSLLDQGQYKFKCPTYKDGTSVKCDAVWPYQEVRRLAVLTPEEMEYFEENIARMAATEYCEFKTCPGCKTYVEREDLTNLSVQCTICTADNKEVYEFCWQCLKPWKGGAPRSDHCDNDGCINHDLELLKNCKTTTLPEVLGLEPCPSIRACPTCGQRVEHDKTGCKNVICPRCQIEFCFVCLKLTPVCLETSSYFIPCSDGVAPRQTSIPVWHRN